catattacattgaaatttaaaattgacCAATGAGCATTGATAATGAAGCAGCTTGTTCGCGTTGGCAACCTTTCAGAAACTGTGTTATTCCTGTGAGCCAGAGAGTGAATAAGAAGGATCATCACGAGATAACTCGTAGTGGCAATTATTGCAGTATTGTAAGCACAAGAAACAGTAACACCTCCCTAAGTGAACAACACCTCTCTAAAGTGATATCTCCTTGGAAATCTTTTTTCTCGGCAATTTTGTAGATAGCATTTACAATGCAGTTAACACCTCTCCACATTTcgcatttttacattttctcgTAAAATATTATTGTAGGTGTATTTGAGTACGAGGCGTGGAGCGTGGATCTTCAATCGAATTCACGACAACGGAATCCCGATCGATATATCGGCGTTACGGCGCGTTGTGGAAACGATTAAATCCCACCTGCCGGCGTCGGTAATCGATTGGCTGTTCGAACGAGAGGTAAATCGGCGATTCGACCACGAGATGTACAGATTGAAACCGAGTCATCGACCGACCGAGCAGCATCCGTCCGTCAACGACGATGTCGCCAATCGCATCATCTGCGGCGCGGTTCAGATCCGACCGAACGTCGAGGAATTCACGGAGACCGGCGTGAAATTCGACGACGGATCGCGGGTCGACGATATCGACGCCGTCATTTACGCAACCGGTTACGCGTTCGGTTTTCCGTATTTAACGAAATCCGTACTCGACgtgaaagaaaataaagtCGACTTGTTTATGAATACGTTTCCACCGGATCTGGAACAGTCGACTTTAGCCGTGATCGGGTGTTTTCAGCCACTCGGATCAGTAATGCCAGGATCGGAATTACAGTGTCGATGGGCCACGCATGTGTTCAAGGTAAGGAAGAGTCTACTTATCCTGAATTACCAGGCAATTTTACGGATACCCTTTACAAATGATAATTCATACCAAAATGGTTTAACACGTTCACGTTCAGTGATGACGATTTCCCGGGGATTCTGTTAGTCGAGGTTGTTTGGTATATTTCAGGGAGAAAAGAAACTACCGAGTAAAACAGAAATGTGGAATGACGTTAACCAGTACCACGAATCAATGTCGAAGAAATACGTGAAGTCGCCTCGTCACACGATACAAGTCGATTGGATACCATTTCTCGACGGTCTCGCCGAACAAATCGGATGTAAACCTGACATCCGTAAGTTTTTCTAAATTCGCTAgaacatttatttcaatattaaataatcaggggccagttgcttagagttaaccagtggattgTTGAcacagtgacaattaaaatgtCTTCATtactatgatatttattcaccggttatctttaaccaactttttgaGCAATTGGCCCCTGAATACCTCATTAGCTTTATTCctatcatcaaaaatacatcctcTTTATACGTATTTTGCTGTCATGTATACTTTGTAGGTGGTATGTTGTTCAGTGATCCGAAATTCGCAATGAAGTTATATTTTGGTCCATGTACGCCGTATCAGTATCGACTGCAGGGCCCGCATTCATGGCCGCCAGCTCGACGGACTATCGAAACTGTGTGGGATCGAGTCCTGTACCCATTGAAAACAAGACCGATACCGAAGAGCGACAAACCGTCAAAAAGCTACGTTAAAATACTGCTTCTCTACATTATTCCGCTAATGTTGATCATATATGTTTTACGAATTCTGTTTAAAATCTAATTCGCGGCATGCCTTCCTCTCTTGTTGGGGATTTGATCGAGATGACATTGAAACAACCCGACCAGGGtttcatatacatttttcttttctcagGATGATTAAAAACTccgaataaaaatattcacgaaaTGAATACCGGTAATTGAATTAGTAATAATGCAATATGATTATTTATGCGagttgatatataaatatagctaGAATTTACAAAGGTGCTTCCAAATATGACACAAGTATACTATaagaatttctatattttttaatttttaatcaattataAAATTGTTATGATTCCACTtgcaaaatggaaaataaattatattcaCACAATTTGAAATCgttgaattgaataattatttgAAAGACTGGTGATACTACCTGGATAAATACAATCATTTACCGAAAAGGAAAATAATATACAAAACACTTTTTAAGAGGTTATTTTTATGCATAGTAAATTCCTATCAACATTTGTTCCCTCTccaatatatacttttatatttttaagCGTTACATGAGTCTTGTATGTAATACTAGTTGACAGGCTACAATGttacaaggttaattttcaGCTTTTAAGAAACCTGTTCCATTGGAAAGACAATCGCTGGTTTTGAACTAGATTCAAACAAGCCAATATGATTAATAAAGCATTTACGATGTGCATAGCAATCAACATTCAATACCTCTGAGGCTGAATTCCAATACGAACTCTCACCAAGAAATGACTAGGatttctgaaaaacaaaatacaacacaATTGATACCGATAAGTGTAAAATTGTTGCCGTTTAACAAAAAACCTAACCTAACCTGTACAGTTTTAAGCACTGACGTCCTATTTCTCATTAACTTCTGCCTTGTCGCATTTGATAGTCTTATCTTGTGACGGATCCATGAAATCTTTCCCAGTGAAATCTGTGAAATTGGTGCACTCACGGATTGCCGAATTTGGAACCTGAATGATAGGAATGTGGTTGTTAATTTAATTATTCTTATGAATAAGGCTATCACTGTATATGATACCATTTTGAAATGTCATGTTGACTCgacaaaaatatgtttttagcCAGTTCAGTTTAAAGATAAAATGAACATACATATATGAACTTGCATATGTTAACTTATGAACAGTCAGTTGTTAAATTATAAGtaaatataattgatttaGATTAGAAAGCAGCTTTCTTTGCCAATGCAACAAATAGGTAAAGATTAAGTTATCTaagttaaatctatttgtaaaGTCaaatatacagtagactcgaTGCTATTCCAACTAGGAAAACTGCTCAATTTGGTAGATTAAGATTTTTTGGAAAGTTCAATTAACCGAATTAACCTCTCAATCAACTAGCTTGAACTGGTTTTTAACTCGACCCAAAATTACTCGTAAGGCAGGAGTCTACTGTTTTACAGGATAGTATTAACCACAGACTGATAGAATACCTTGTCAAGTGGAGTATATTGAGGACAGTGGTGCTTTATTACCGGGTCATTAGTCGCTTTATTATAGGCGATTAAGAAAGCCCAACGTCTGAACGAGCTGTTGTTTATATTGCTCGAATGAAGCAAATTTGAATGGAAAAACAACGCATCACCTATAAAGCAAAAACACCAAAcgaacatgtacatgtatgaaGCAGTACCCCCAGTAAAGCACAATTGAAAAAGTGGGAGAGAATGAAGTATCCATAACTTTTTGTTCCCTAGCTCATAAACCTTCGCTTTCCCATAAAATGAAAGTATTGTTTGACTGGAACCAATTACCCAATATGTAGTATATTCAGGTTATACGTTAATTCATGAAAGCCATGCGAGAAGCAGAAGCAAGAAGTTAATCCTAGGCTAATTAGGATTAACGTTATGAATTAATGGAAATATGCTAACCCTTTAACCGCAAGGTAGATGGACTTGTTCAAACTTAAAAATTCACAGCTGAATTGAGTTATTGTGGTACTTAAAATCACAGATCTGGACTAAAGTTGAGACCCACAGGGACCCGACGCAAAaagtttttgatatttttatcaaaaaatgtataaaacaaAGAATGTTTTTGCTTGCATATTTCTTTTTACCAAGGATACTGAGGATGGGGTCAAACACCAAAAACTTCTGCATCAGGCCCCTGTCGTTTAGACCCAAGATATCCAAAAGTTCCCAAATGGATTCTGCGATTAAAGGGTTCAGATATTGGACAGATTTACCGATAACTGATTACCTTATGAAGTGGTGCATAAAAAGGATGATGATGTTCGTAAACTGGATCATTGGTTGCTAGGTTATATGCGCACAGAAATGCCCACCTACGACTGGGGCTATCATTTACGTCGCTCTTATGAAGCAGATTAGCGTGGAAAAATAGCGCATCTCCTGAGTATAGATAGAACATCAAagattcaaaaattcaatttattcgcTTTATTCGGATCCTAAATAGACAGCCAATCTTTTACTGAATTATGCGTAATCGGGATTacttaaatgataaatttctaTTATATCGAGCAGTGTTCTCcacaacaggttttagaggggTGAGCACTCCTCTCATGGTTTTAGAGGGGTGAGCACTCCTCTCATGGTTTTAGAGGGGTGAGCACTCCTCTCATGGTTTTAGAGGGGTGAGCATTCCTCTCATGGTTTTAGAGGGGTGAGCACTCCTCTCATGGTTTTAGAGGGGTGAGCACTCCTCTCATGGTTTTAGAGGGGTGAGCACTCCTCTCATGGTTTTAGAGGGGTGAGCACTCCTCTCATGGTTTTAGAGGGGTGAGCACTCCTCTCATGGTTTTGGAGGGTTGATCACCCAAGCTCATGTTTCTGCATTCTTTGGTTGATCAAAAGCCTCGCTTCTTCCGCAGCCAGAATGACATACACTAAACAATGAATGCAGCACCTTTAAAATTCCAGCATGTGGAGAACGCTGATTGAGTTGCTATTTGTAATTGACATATACTACCAGGTATGTACATATATGCCTTCAGACACAATGTACAGCAACAATGGCTATCATTGAATGCAACTAAGTGTATAATAAAACCCTAGCAGGATATCTTATTTTCAAAGGTCGTTTTACGATAGAAAGGCcaaaaatagatatttatattttcaaaaagtagTGCCAATATATCAGAAAGTACGAATATATGATTGggactttgaaattttaacagaaccaccaaaaacccATATAAACCCAATCCAAATAGAGCAGAATTGACTACGTGTAAAATGTGCAAAATTAAAGCAATCCAATTATATCTAGAAATTCAGTGTATTTCAGCTTAAGATTTACTTGGGTTGACTTAAAACCAAATCTTGTATTACCTGGATTCATTTCAACATGACGTAATTTTAAAACTTTCTTGAGCTGATCGACGCGCTCCGTATCGGCACCTGTCTGTCCACCGACCATTATATGTTCGATACGACCACATTTGTGAGACCCATCCAATATCTACGATGAAATAATCGACGTTAATTCGTGTCGTCAAAATACTCGCTGTATATTCGAAAAGATTTTCAACGAACCTGTAAACATCCATTTGAACGATCGCAGCGATCTATAGCGATAAACACGGTTAACATATCCGGAAATAAACAACCGTTTTTGTACCAATAACTAAGAAATATAAAGAAACCCAATCTTATGGAGTATGTAATGCTTACTGATAAAGAAATGCGTAGTTGATAGCATCGATATCCAATTTCTCGAGTTTTCTAAGTTTTTTTCTCTAAGTTTAATTTCTTGAATGAATTCCATGAggttgtccatgatttttttcaaaatttttctgattcgCTGAGTTTTTCAGTACACCAGTATCTCTTGGATcactgatattttgattttagtactCTTGAGGTGTATCATGATGTTAAGCTGCTTATAATAGGTTCTCAAGTTTGTAACAATGATAAATCAGCTTTCCGTCGACAGAATTGTCGAATTTCACTTGCTTGAATTTCACTTACCCGTAATCTTGATGCCAGACATGTTTTCCTCCCGTGAATGCTTCTTTCATCATCAGTTTTGTATGATAGTGATAGACCTCGCCCCCTAACAGCTGTAAAACGTAGAAACCGTGAAGTTTAATGACCGAATCTAAATGGATTTAGAATTTCATAATTATCTGTATTTCGAAACTGTATCACTTCCGGTGGATGTAAGAGATTACCGATTCAGCAGTACCAGCAACTTTTTCTGACCGTCCGACCATTCCGGAGATATCCGTTCCAGGATGATTCCACAAACACAGTTTACTATTCCTCCCCTCACCGTCAGCAACCTGTTCGAAAATTCATCACTTCTTTGTAAGTTTAGTTGAAGTGAATTCAAAGAGACTGCATTCGATTCTGCCATTTTATAACAGAAGAATGCTATTATAAAGCATTCtgctggggccagttgctcaaacgTTGGTTCAAGAAAACGGGCAGATAGATACCATactaacaatgaacttttaattatcgctatgtcaactatccactggttaactctaatcAACTTTTGAGAAACTGGCCTACTGGTACTCACACTGAAACCATGTTTTCTGATACCGTCATCTTTGTTCAGAGCGACTTCAAGTTTATCGAGTTCTTCTTTATCCAAGATATTCCTGAGAATCAATTACCGctatcatattctaagtgttaaaagaaatctaaaatcgagaatttatttattgaaacaatctaaaatataagaacacgacgtttcgatcgcaccctagagatcatcgtcaggtgtgagatattgactaaaaacaggggtatatatacagatctctagtgtgagatcgaaacgtcgtgttcttatattttagattgtttcaataaataaattcttgattttagatttcttttaattctattatAGGGTATATTATATGGTATATTATCAAGTATGTTATAGGGATTTAAAGGGTTGTATTGGTCTTCAAATATATGGCATTAGTAATTCCATTTTTAATTATCTACATATTCATACTTCTATGTACAggatttatatataaatatatttggaCGTAAAATAAACTGGTCATCTTTTATATATCATTTGTTAATGATCAATTTTAGTGAATCTTGACGAACCCGACTATAATAATTTTTaatagtgggtttttgtcttatcatctgttcaccacgtttgagtgtggttatcgtaccaTTCTAAGTGATGTCTGGAATTACGATTTCATGTGATTCAAAAACACATGATATCCACTATCATTAGTactgttatcattattagaatTGATCAACTGATTAAGGTTATTTTATTGGCTAGGAAATTAGTAGGTACCGGTAACCTAATGTAGATCCAGCCTAAGGAATGCCAATTTCTTTAATTACCTGATAAGAATATATCCATGCTGACTGAAATCCTGTTTCATCACATCAGTGACAGTAAAAATGTCCTTCGTAAAGAAGTGTTCGCCTGTATCAATGTGAAGGGGTAGTCTATTAAGAATCTATCACAATCATAATGAAACCACTTATTAAATTAGATTTTCAACATAATTAATGAACATTTCAGGTTCTTCTAGATTATTTCGCgaaaacaatttattcaagtGTATATTGCAAAAACAATCTATTCAAGTGTTAAATAATACTATCATCAAACATGATACTAGTTGAACTATGTAACACCATAAGcctttttttttctgatcaaATGTCAAGTGGCATTTTGTCAGTACATGTGCTGTGAATCCAAGAGCAAAACTTATCATGCTCATTACATAGGTTACAGTAGTCTTGATACTATGGAACAGCAATGCTGccaacaacattttattttgagtTTAAAAAGCCGAATTTTCGAGTAAGTAAGTTCACTTAAAAAATCGACTTTTTGAACTGAAAATAAGATTTAACTCCATTCTTTACATTGCAAAAATGTTAGatacgaaaaaaaatatacagTAAAAAGGTTTccgtataaaaataaatgtacaatACATTGCATTTCCCAGTTGAATGGTATATGTACCTTCCATCTTTTTAAGTTGTACAAATTCTAGACGTCAGCTTTCCGGGTTTTTATCTGTAAAAGTCAAAATACGATCAAGAGTgagaaataatagatttttctAATCATTGTAGCGAATATCGctattgttattattgtagCGAATATCGCTATAATATATTGTAATTTTATATTTAACCTGCGCAAACTGGGACCGGCAAAATTGGTCCGAGATAGGGATAATGATGACTGCAATAATGCTGCGTCGGTGTAAAATGGACTTCCTACATAGAAAAATCGCTTTTGACTGTCCAGACTCAGACTGTGTGGTGTAACTGTAGTGTGGTCGTGGTATCAtccatatatcatataaaaataaaagaatatattaacCACGTATGTCTCCCTACCTTTTCTAAAGTTCGTTCTTTTAAGTGACCTACAAATAATAAGTTGACATCACGAGGAAACTTATTATCTTGTAACTTCAGTGGCTTCGATCGATGGCCCCTCGATGAAGTTATGGTTCTTGGGAAAATCCCAAGAAATAAATCTTCCGGGtttagatggcagcacttgcTAACTGCGGTGGCCCAAATAGGGTAGCTCCGAATATTTGCAAATCGGTGTTGTATAGTTCTATGGTCGTCGGGTCCGTCGTTGCCAACCCGCCCGTGCACGACCCATTGACAAATAAGAAAACATGATCTTCGGATAGGAATTTATTCATAAACGTCAAAATTTTATCTAGATACAACCGTAATCGTTTAAAATGTCCTAACCAACGGCTTCAGTCGTCCTGGGCCCAAGTTCAGTGACCCCCGCCGCCGGGGCGTTGCGGGCCGACGAACGGCTTGAGACAGCTCTCGTTCTAGTCTTTTCAAATCGTTTGTGGCCGACACCAGTCACTTTGAAAGTAAGCACACTGATCCTGCAGCCTCTTGACATTGGTTTACGTAGACACTAGGTCCAGTGAGGCCAGTCGCCGGGGAGTTTCCCGGTCCGGTGCCAGCCGTTGAGGTCACGCATCATAGCGCGAAAGAAGGAATGTGACGGTCCCTATCACCGCAATTGAAAACCAAAACTTGTTTAAACTATAGCTATTCGCGCTAGTGTTGCACAAATCGGATTTACAGCATTTCAGAGTGAATCTTTGGTCGTTGTTCATAATCAATTCGCGATTGTTTTGGCACTCGTATGCACAAGCCTTCACGATCGATTTTGTATTGTACATAGTCCCTGTCAGCGTCTagaaaattgtaaaatattcttttattaTGAGCTAGCTTGGAGCTTGGAGTACGGTTatcatttgtcaaatgatGACTCCAAGATGTAAAACGGACCATATTGTAGACAGAAATCGTCGGCCGTTAGTATATTTAGGAGGGTGGAAGAAGATTCATTGGATATCTATTTACCGTGCAATAATTTCCAAACGTACAGTACCCCCCGAGAATAGCGGCGCACCCATGGCCACAAGTCTGTTGATAACATCTGATTCCGTTCacatctgaaaaataattcatccATTTTTAAGAGACAATCTGACGAATACTGAAATGTTTAGATGGAAGAAGCCAGAAAATTATGTCAATGTCGTTGGACCTGGAATAATGAATGGGGACTGGAAGGTTTAttctttgtttatttgtttgttttatcttGCTTTTACGTGGGATGGAAGGGTGCGACTTACTCCGGGCCtacaatatgaaatatcaGAAAACCCTTATCAGCTTTGATCGAAGCCTCCGTAATCTCCCCTCCATGAAGTAGGTCAATGTCTTAGTACCGTGCGTAACAGGCCAAATTATCTAGTtaataaattttaattaaaattgtaataaatttgCATCTAtttaaatccaaaatatttATGACAAAAGAAATGAATACATTTAGGGCGTAATCCTATGAATTCATTAACGCTGAAAAAAATGTCTGAGCAATAGGGCCTACAAATCACGTCGAAAATATCAACCGTTTTCAAGCCCCTATACATAATCACACTAGCGATATCGGCATTGTTACTATTCAAAGAATTATTGGtcacaataaaaacaaaacctGTTTGACTGGAAAAACGCCTTTAGAAAGATTAAACAGCAGTGAGAAAAAAACACaggtatttctttatttgtgtCAGGTTCCAGGACGTGCTATGTCAAATCCCTCATAGTTTCAAATTGAGTTTCAGGAAAATAAATGCTGTTGAAAACGAGATAagatataaaatcaaacataTTAGATTTTGCAATCAGTATCCTGATAAATCTCCCGTGAAAAATTAGTGCTGAATCGGCCTTACCTTTGACGCGGGTGCTGAATATTAAAACAAGCGCATATGTTAATACCGCAAGACGTATGATTTCCTTTCCGAAAAAATGCATCTGGAGTTCGCtgaatttttttctggatTCACTTTGTACAAGGGTAGTACGCAAGTCGTTTGTGTGCTCTCGGTTGCGAAAAAAAACGCGTTTACCGTTCAGCCAGTCAACCAGGCGTGACGGTACGAACATCGAGCTCGGTCAGATAATGCGGGTGGCTCCAATTATTTCCTACTGTCTCAAGGTCGTCGCTCTCGGGCTGTTGCGATGTTGCAATAATATCTAAAATATTCCGGTTTTCTCGATCGTTCCAGACCACTATCGTTGGCTGCACGGTGAATCGTATTTCCCTCGGTCAAGTCATAATCTTATCCAGGTAAAGTTTACTTAAGTCAGAGCCATGTTTTGTAACTTAGTAAGATTTTCAAGAACTGAGAGGTGACGATGGCCTGGGCCTGCACGCTGGATGATTCCTGTTGCAGtttaataatatgataatatgGAAAGTGAAACTGATTTTTGTCATTTCGTATTCCAGTTTCCTCTCACTcatccatcctcgcttgccagggctaGTTTGCCTCCAACCGAAACTCATGGCATCACGTCAACACAAATTCTGGCCACAGACCCTCGGCCTCAtgttcattcaaattcaacaacATCCTTATTCAGCATAAACAAGTGCACTGTTTGCGACTGTGCGACTGACAGACATtttgtacatatatacatgttaCAACAAAGTGTGAAATATTATAATATGATAGACTATGTATGGTTTAAAATAAGTAACGAGACAAGTAGtactgtataggttaactatttatttgacgcacgagctttcgctactaatgtgtagaagcttcatcaggtgattGAGTCAATGGTTTGAGTATGGatggtttgaaaatttaacaaaaataCCATTCAGATATTGGTCTATCGACACGAAGCGAGAATGTCCCATTCTGTCCTAGCTGGAGACCTCCCCTACCCATATGAACTGCaaaccatcattattataTCTATGTTTTTGCAGGGGAAGGTTAGATGATTGATGAATGCTTCTGGGAATTAGAAGCGTGCGCTAACCACACAGCTCTCAGAGTTCTCATCAGCTGGTCATGATGGCGTCCACCATACAGGAATATGACGGTAAGCTGAATAAAAATTTCTTTCacattgaattttgaatttcttcgttactacagtagactctacTTAAGTTTCGGATCACCTGTGGCCAATAGATTCCGATGTATACAGTTTACAGGGCACTTAGACCATGGATGGCCGGGTCAATATCATGATGAATTGGGGAAAGGAGATTGGTACCGGTAATATATCGTCCATGGCACGTAATAATCTGAAGCAAtcattaaaatttttgatatcaaaacaaaaaatctaGTACCCTCGGAAAACTGCCAAAATCAGAGTCCTGAGAGAAATCCTGAGAGTAGTTATAGAGATTATGTGCTAGATTATTGCGCATCTTGAATTAACATCGACATATCGGTGCAATCAGCCGGTTTTACAGTCCAGTGTCAGGAGAATCAATCATAAATGTTTCATGTATTTTCAGAAAGCGATCTTGTTTGGGACAGGGATACAGATAATGACGTTTTCGATGTAGCTGCTGATAACAATGCAGCTGCTGTAGCTACATGCATTCCTTCATCTTCAGGCTCCAGTCATCTGATGATGCTGTCACTGCTCGAATACATCTGCTCCCTTCATATACCCGACCAAAGTCAGAGCCAAAAACTGTTCAAAGGTACCGAGATTACTATAAATGATTTTGGGCTGGTTTACCGCTTCGCTCAGTCCTGGAGGTGGTTGTATACGCAGTGCTCTACAATGCGCTACAGTTTCTTAGCAATATCATCTTTCAAAAAAGTACATTCGAACTCAAATTTTCTGTTGCAGTGTTGTGCGACGAACTATCAAGATTCGACAATATGGCTCCGATAGTTTGTTTAGATGAAATGAGGAGCATTCGAACGAAGTATCTCACTGTGTTTTCAAGTTTAATGCACAAAGCAGTCAATAATTTCCACAAGGTTAGTAGTAATAGTCATATTGTAATTTTCAACTGGACTCTGATATTAAGGCAGCCAGCCGTCTTTCAACAAGTgagttttatttgatttacgGGTGTGGAGAATTCTGATAGCGCTACTTTCATATTTAGGATGACCGGCATCTGAATGAAACCAGAGTCAATACATTCTATGCACCGAGGTAAATGAACTGATGATTCGATGTTCTATAGTTATATGTTCAATAGtcagaaattattttcattgtttgGTTTTTGTATTTCTCTATTGAATTCATAGTCCGTCCGCTCTTCAACAGTTGAGTCTACGAAATCGTCGCGATAGTCTGTCAATGAATTCTTCGAGATATTTCAATGACTTCGTGGAATTATTAAGACTCGGAAAGGGCGCATTTGGATTCGTTTTCAAAGTGAGTTTCGGACCGTTTCCAAAAGTAAATCTGTCCAGACTTTCACAAATAGTTTTTACTTCGTTGTAATATTTGAATCTTACAGGTAAAAAGTCGCTTGGACGGACAGTTATACGCCGTCAAGAAGATTCAGCTGTATCAGTCTCGGCTAGATGATTGGATGGGAGTGATTCAGGAAAGCAAAATACTCGCCGGTTTGAAACATCGAAATATTGTTGGCTACCACACTGCCTGGCTAGAGTTTGAAAACAAGTCAGACACGTTAGGAGATGGTGAGTATCATGGGTGAGTTAAATAGATAGAGTGACACAACGGGAAATTCTAAATAGTTTCTTTAAGTGATTATGATAATTCTGGCTAGGTGGAGGATAAGTCTTGAGGGATACAACTTTCAGGCCCAGTCAATGAAACTGGAACTAAAATTGTGCTTAAAATCCTATTTTCAGGTACAAGTTCAGCATATCCACTGCCTTCTTCTAGTGTCACATCATCTGTTATTCAATGGTAAGACTTAATTTCTAACcattaaattataatttttgtGGCAATTTATACTGCCAGTAGATATATGATTGCGAATATCTTTTTGTATTCCAGTGAAGATGGCAATGCCAGCGATAGTTCAAATGGTATTTATTTCAGCGATTCTGCGTCTCAGATAAAAACGGTCAACAACAGTAAAGATATCAATCGCTAtcaaaaacaatataaaacatctcTTTCCAATGAAAAATACACGGAGAATCAAATCGACAATGACGGTTTCgaaaataagtttgaaaatcgCGAACAATGCTCCGAATCGAGAATGGATAtcgaatttcatgaaattcgtCAGACGTCG
This Tubulanus polymorphus chromosome 7, tnTubPoly1.2, whole genome shotgun sequence DNA region includes the following protein-coding sequences:
- the LOC141908011 gene encoding flavin-containing monooxygenase 5-like; the encoded protein is MSSKKLVCIVGAGASGLPAIKSCLENGLEPECFERTDDIGGLWNFREQQTEDVGCVMRSTVINTSKEIMSYSDFPIPPEYPNFMPHRYVLQYFRLYANHFGLGKYIKFNMDVKFIDKCEDFATTGKWKVTILDRKTGKETLRIFDAVMLCTGHHAKPYWGKFPGEDKFRGQRLHSHSYRGSLTEFENKKVVIIGIGNSALDAAVDISRVSKQVYLSTRRGAWIFNRIHDNGIPIDISALRRVVETIKSHLPASVIDWLFEREVNRRFDHEMYRLKPSHRPTEQHPSVNDDVANRIICGAVQIRPNVEEFTETGVKFDDGSRVDDIDAVIYATGYAFGFPYLTKSVLDVKENKVDLFMNTFPPDLEQSTLAVIGCFQPLGSVMPGSELQCRWATHVFKGEKKLPSKTEMWNDVNQYHESMSKKYVKSPRHTIQVDWIPFLDGLAEQIGCKPDIRGMLFSDPKFAMKLYFGPCTPYQYRLQGPHSWPPARRTIETVWDRVLYPLKTRPIPKSDKPSKSYVKILLLYIIPLMLIIYVLRILFKI
- the LOC141908012 gene encoding L-proline trans-4-hydroxylase-like isoform X1; amino-acid sequence: MEGEHFFTKDIFTVTDVMKQDFSQHGYILIRNILDKEELDKLEVALNKDDGIRKHGFSVADGEGRNSKLCLWNHPGTDISGMVGRSEKVAGTAESLLGGEVYHYHTKLMMKEAFTGGKHVWHQDYGYWYKNGCLFPDMLTVFIAIDRCDRSNGCLQILDGSHKCGRIEHIMVGGQTGADTERVDQLKKVLKLRHVEMNPGDALFFHSNLLHSSNINNSSFRRWAFLIAYNKATNDPVIKHHCPQYTPLDKVPNSAIRECTNFTDFTGKDFMDPSQDKTIKCDKAEVNEK
- the LOC141908012 gene encoding L-proline trans-4-hydroxylase-like isoform X2 — its product is MEGEHFFTKDIFTVTDVMKQDFSQHGYILIRNILDKEELDKLEVALNKDDGIRKHGFSVADGEGRNSKLCLWNHPGTDISGMVGRSEKVAGTAESLLGGEVYHYHTKLMMKEAFTGGKHVWHQDYGYWYKNGCLFPDMLTVFIAIDRCDRSNGCLQILDGSHKCGRIEHIMVGGQTGADTERVDQLKKVLKLRHVEMNPGDALFFHANLLHKSDVNDSPSRRWAFLCAYNLATNDPVYEHHHPFYAPLHKVPNSAIRECTNFTDFTGKDFMDPSQDKTIKCDKAEVNEK
- the LOC141909058 gene encoding uncharacterized protein LOC141909058, which codes for MHFFGKEIIRLAVLTYALVLIFSTRVKDVNGIRCYQQTCGHGCAAILGGYCTFGNYCTTLTGTMYNTKSIVKACAYECQNNRELIMNNDQRFTLKCCKSDLCNTSANSYSLNKFWFSIAVIGTVTFLLSRYDA